The DNA sequence CCGTCCGAGATCTATGCCACTATTGGTCATGGCTGGTCCTCCTGGGCTGCGCCTCAGAGCGCGTTGAACACCGTGTGGGGCTAGTCTAGCCACCACGTCCCCATCGGGGACCAGCCACTTCATCCCATCTCGCTCGCGCGGCGTAACTATGCCCCGCTCGCGCGCATGGCGCGGCTCAAAATCGGCGCGCCCCTGTGCGGCCCGCCACCCCTGACTCTCGCGATGCAGGACGCGGTTCGGTTGTCGTCCTGGTAGGTGAAGAGAACTCCGCGGTCGCAGAACGTTTGTCCTTCAGCTCACGGCGACGTAAGCGCGGCGCGCGCCGGAATCTTGCGTGTCGTGGATCCCCCCCCGAAGGGGGAGGCGGGGCCGCGGGCGGGGCGCGCCGATTTTGAGCCGCGCCATGCGCGCGACCGGAGCACGCTTTCGCGGCGCGAGCGAGATGAGGCGCGCCCCGCCCGCGGCCCCGCCTCCCCGGCGCGTGGTATACTTCGACCGCCTCGAGGTCAAGCGCGTGCCGGTCTACTCCCACTCCCGTCTCAGCAGTTACGAGAAATGCCCGCTGCAGTACCGCTACCGCTATCTCGACAGGATCAAGCGCGACACGAAGTCGATCGAGGCGTTCCTGGGGAACAGGGTGCACGAGGTTCTGGAGACGCTGTACCGCGATCGGATGGCGTCGAGGATCGCGTCGCTCGACGAGCTCCTGGCCCGGTATCACAGGCGCTGGGACGAGGAGTTCTCGGAGAAGATCACGATCGTCAGGACCGAGCTGACCGCGGATCACTACCGCAGGGCCGGCGTGGAGTGCGTCACCAAGTACTACCGCCGTCATCACCCGTTCGACGACGGCACGACCCTCGGGCTCGAGGACCAGATCACCGTGTCGCTCGACGAGGGAGGGCGCTACCAGCTGAAGGGCTATATCGACCGCCTGGTGCGGCAGGGCGGAGGGGTCTACGAGATCCACGACTACAAGACCTCGAACAGCCTGCCGTCCGACGCCGTTCTGCGCAAGGACCGCCAGCTCACCCTGTACCGGATGGCTGTGGAGAAGCGCTTCCCGGACGCCCGCGAGATCCGGCTGGTCTGGCACTATCTTGTCTTCGATCGGACGCTGACCTCCGACCGCACCCCCCACGAGATCGAGCAGCACCGCCGCCAGACGATGCGGCTGATCGACACGATCGAGGGGGCGAAGGCCTTCCCGCCGCGCGAGAGCGCCCTGTGCGGCTGGTGCGAATACCGCGACATCTGCCCGGTGTTCGCGGCTCCCGAGCCGCCGAGCGAGCCGAAGCCGGTGCACTGGCTCGACAAGGCCGAGCAGATCAGTCTGTTCAAGTAGTCAGCGGTTCGCGGCGGCGGCTGTCCCTTCGTCCAGCTTCAAAGGCTTCGGCTCGCCCAGGCCGAGCGACTGGAGCGGCCGGGCGAACACCGCGTCGTTTCCCACCACCAGGACCACCAGCCGGTCGGGGTTGATGTGCTTGCGCGCCGCCTCGTGGACCTGCCCGCGCGTCACCTTCGCGAGGTTGTCCCGGTACGACTGCAGGAAGTCGGGCGGATAGTTGTAGAAATCGTAGTAGAGAAAGGTCTGCATGAACCGGACCGTCCCGTCCACGGAGAAGACGAACGAGTTGATGCCGGCCTCCTTCGCCTCCTTGACCTCCTGCTCGGTCGGCCCCTGCTCGCGCATCTGCCGCAGGATCGTCCGGATGAGATCGATCGCCTCGACGGTGGAGGCGGCCTTCGTGCTGCAGGAGATCTGGAACAGCCCGCGGTCGGAATCGAGCCCGATGCCGCCGCCGACCGAGTAGGCCAGCCCGCGGTTGGAGCGCACCTCCTTCACCAGGCGCGAGGTGAACCCCCCCTCCCCCAGGATGAAGTTCAGGATCTTGATGGCGAACTTGTCCGGGTCGAACCGGTTCACGCCCAGGTGGCCGATCTCGACGTGCGACTGCGTGACGGGACGCGCCACGAGGTGGACGCCGGCGGGGATCTCGTCCTTGATCTTCGGGACCTGGGGCGGGGTCACCTTGGCCTGGGTCCAGCCGCGGAACGTCTCCTCGAGCAGCCTCTTCATCCCCTTGCCGTCGAAATCGCCGGCCACGCCGAGGACGGCGTTGTTGGGATGGATGTAGAGACGGTGGAACCCGACGAGATCATCGCGGCCGATCCGCGTGACGGAGTCCTCGGTCGGCAGCCTCGCCCAGGGACTGGAGGTCCCGTACACCAGCCGCCGGAAGTTCAGCTCGGCCACGTCGCCGGGATCGTCCCAGCGGCGCCTGATATCCTCGATGGCGCGCGCCTTTTCCACCTCCAGCCGGGAGGAGTCGAAGCGCGGCGCGCGCAGCATCGCGGCGAAGATGCGCAGCGCCTCGGGGAACTTGTCCTTCACGGCGGAGACCGAGCCGGTCAGCATGTCGTCCCCGGCGCCGAGGCTCACCTGCGCCGGCATGAACTCGAGGACCTCGTCGACCTGGTCCGGTGTCTGCTGGTCCGTGCCGCCGGCGCGCATCAGCGACGCAGCCAGGGAGGCGAGCCCCGGCTTCGCGGGCGGATCGAACACTCCGCCCGCCTTGAAATCGATGGCGGCGTCGATCAGGGGCAGCTCATGGTCTTCGAACAGGTAGACCAGGAGACCGTTCGGCAGGAGGAACTTCTGCGGTTTCGGGAACGCGATCGACAACGGCGGATAGGTCAGGGCGCGCGGGTCCGGCGGAGGAGCCGCGACGGGCGCGGCCCACGCCCCCGTGGACAGAAGGGCGAGGACGGCCGGCGCGAGCGCGGCTGCGGCGCGTCTCATCTCATCGCACCGGGTGTTGTGGCGGGGGGCATCCCGGTCGCGTCGTCGCCCGCCCCCTTCTCTCCCCCCGCCGACGGGCGCGCCAGGACCGCCACGGTCCGGTTCGAGGGGACGAACGTCCGGCGGGCCGCGTCCTGCACCTGCGCGGCCGTGGTCGCCTGCAGCGCCGCGGCGTAGACGTTGAGATTCTTCCAGTCGCCCGTCTGGATTTCGTAGTACGACAGCTGCGCCGCCAGCCCGGAATTGCTGCGAAGCGGATAGAGAAAGGACGCCCGCAGCTGGTTCTTGACCTTCTGCAGCTCGCGTTCCGGGACCGGCTCGGCGGTCAGGTGAGCCAGCTCCTGCAGGATCGCCGTCTCGACTTCCGCCGGCGTGTGCGGGGCCCGCGGGGTCGCCCCGATCACGAACAGGTTCGGATAGCGGTCACCGGGGGCCTGCGTGCTGTAGACCTCGGAGGCCACCTGAGTCGTCAGGACCAGGCGGCGGAACAGCCGCGAGGTCCGCCCCGAGGTCAGGAGACTGTCGACCACCTGGAACACCGGATCGTCCGGGCTCGGCCAGACCGCCTTGTGGAAGGCGATCATCAGATCGGGCCCGGCGTCGAACTCGACGACGGCGCGCCGCTCGCCGGTCTGCGGCGGCTCGGTGGTCACCGGCAGGCGGGGTGGAGGACCGGCCGGGAGACCGTCGAAGTAGCGCCTGATGAGACGCTCCGCCGCGGCCGGGTCGATGTCGCCGACCAGCGTGGCGACCGCGTTGTTGGGGGCGTAGAAGCCGCGCCGGAACTCGGCCGCCTGCGGACGTGTCAGGTGCTCGAGGTCGGACATCCAGCCGACGGTCGGCACCCTGTACGGGTGCGCCTCGAAGGCGGACAGGAGGAGCTGCTCGTACAGCTTCCCCTGCGGCTGGTTGTCGATGCGCATGCGGCGCTCTTCCATCACCACGTCGCGCTCCGAATAGAACTCGCGCAGGACCGGGTCGCGCAGCCGCGCCGACTCCATGAGGCACCACAGCTCCAGGCGGTTCGACGGGAGGGCGACGACGTACGAGGTGAGGTCGGTGCTGGTCGAGGCGTTCAGGCCGGCGGCGCCGTTCCCCGTCAGGATCTGGCTGAACTCGTCCTTCACCGTCAACTCCTGAAGACTCTTCGTCAGCGCCTCGAGATCGGAGCGCAGCGACTCCAGGCGCTTCGGATCCGCGGCGCCGCCGCGATCCTCCTCGCGCAGCAGATCGATCACCGTCCTGTCCATGGCGTCGAGGATCTCCGCCTCCTTCTTCGGGTCGCGCGTGCCGATGGTGGAGGTCCCCTTGAAGGCGAGGTGCTCGAACAGGTGGGCCAGACCGCTCTCGCCGCCCGGGTCGTCCACGCTGCCGACGCGGAAGCGCAGGTTGGCGGCGAACACCGGGGCCGTGCCGCGGCGCACCACCAGGAAGCGCATGCCGTTGTCGAGCGTGATGCGCTTGACCTTCCCTTCGAGCGCCTGGGCGCGGCAGTCGGGGGAGGGAATCGCCAGGACGATCGCGAGGACGGCCAGGATTCCTGCGACAGGGAGGGGCCGCCGGCGCATCACTTCTCGGCCTGGACGCGGCTCGTGCGCGGCGGCAGGGACTCGTCGATCTTGATCCGGTTGTCCACCCGGGTCGCGCCGTTCACGAGGGAGGCCACGAGCCCGGCCTGCTGCCGGCCCATGAACAGGTTGGTCTTTCCCTTCAGCGTCACGACCCCCTGATCGACCTTGACGGTGATCTCGGCGGCGTAGGAGAAGGAGCGGAAGTTGCCGAGGTAGTCCAGCTCCGCCCGCAGCAGCGACGCGTCGTCGTGGGCGGACGGCGCGTCGGCGGGTTTGAGGTGGTTGGAGATGCGCGTCACCCCGAGGACCGTGCCGGCGATGGCCTCGGCGTGGCTGCGCGACAGGACGTCCTTGACCGCTCCTTCCAGCGTCAGGACTCCGTCCGCCACCTGGACGTCGAGGCTCTTCAAATCGAGTGACGCGGCCGCGTCACTCAGGAGCGAGGTGACCGCCTTCGCCAGCTCGGCGTCCGCGACCTCGGCGCGTGGAACGGTCATCTCGTCCGTGACGTTGATGACGCCGCGCATCGTGGCGGCCAGGGAGAGCACCCGCTGCTTGAGGGCGCAGCTCCTGATCTTGCCCGAGAAGACGACGCCGCCGTTCACCAGCACGATGGTGATCGGCTCCTTCGCCAGCGCGGGGTCGCGCCCGATAAAGTGGACGATCTTCTCGCGGAGAGGGTAGTCGCCCGGACCGCCGATGTTCCGCTTCGGAGCGGCCGGGGACGGCGCAGCGGTCTGGGCCGCGAGGCCGGCGGTGAGCGTCGCCGCCGCGAGCAGGACGGTCACCGCCGCGGGCGCGCGCGCTCCTTGGACGGGACGTCTGTGTGAAGCGCTTGGCGCGTTCATGACGGCCGCCTATTCTCACACAACCGGCCCGCGGCGGCAAAGCGGCCGCGGCGCGGATGCAGCCGGCCCTCAGCGCGCCTGCTTCATGCGAACGCCGTCGATCGTGCCGGCCAGCTCCGCCAGGCTGTCGCCATCCCCCGTGGCCGCGTGCCCCGAGCGCTTCCAGATCTCGATGGTCTGCGCCAAGGCCCCCTCCAGGGCGGTCCGGGTGTCGTCGGGGGCGGCCCCCAGCGCCAGCTTCAGGTCGCGAATGGCCCGCTGCATCTGATCGCGGGCGGTGATGATCGAGCCGCTCGACAGGAGCTCCGACCCGATCGTCAGCGAATAGGAGGCGCGCGCCAAAGCGCCGGCGTAGAGCAGCCCGCCGAACGCCCGCCTGATCTCGGCGATGCGCGCCCGGCCGTCCGGCATGTTGTTGCGGACCATCGCCTGGCGGGCGCGGCCGACCGCGGCTCGCGCCTCGCGCACCCGCGCCAGCAGCACCGGGGCGAGGACGGAG is a window from the Candidatus Dormiibacterota bacterium genome containing:
- a CDS encoding pitrilysin family protein, with amino-acid sequence MRRRPLPVAGILAVLAIVLAIPSPDCRAQALEGKVKRITLDNGMRFLVVRRGTAPVFAANLRFRVGSVDDPGGESGLAHLFEHLAFKGTSTIGTRDPKKEAEILDAMDRTVIDLLREEDRGGAADPKRLESLRSDLEALTKSLQELTVKDEFSQILTGNGAAGLNASTSTDLTSYVVALPSNRLELWCLMESARLRDPVLREFYSERDVVMEERRMRIDNQPQGKLYEQLLLSAFEAHPYRVPTVGWMSDLEHLTRPQAAEFRRGFYAPNNAVATLVGDIDPAAAERLIRRYFDGLPAGPPPRLPVTTEPPQTGERRAVVEFDAGPDLMIAFHKAVWPSPDDPVFQVVDSLLTSGRTSRLFRRLVLTTQVASEVYSTQAPGDRYPNLFVIGATPRAPHTPAEVETAILQELAHLTAEPVPERELQKVKNQLRASFLYPLRSNSGLAAQLSYYEIQTGDWKNLNVYAAALQATTAAQVQDAARRTFVPSNRTVAVLARPSAGGEKGAGDDATGMPPATTPGAMR
- a CDS encoding BON domain-containing protein codes for the protein MNAPSASHRRPVQGARAPAAVTVLLAAATLTAGLAAQTAAPSPAAPKRNIGGPGDYPLREKIVHFIGRDPALAKEPITIVLVNGGVVFSGKIRSCALKQRVLSLAATMRGVINVTDEMTVPRAEVADAELAKAVTSLLSDAAASLDLKSLDVQVADGVLTLEGAVKDVLSRSHAEAIAGTVLGVTRISNHLKPADAPSAHDDASLLRAELDYLGNFRSFSYAAEITVKVDQGVVTLKGKTNLFMGRQQAGLVASLVNGATRVDNRIKIDESLPPRTSRVQAEK
- a CDS encoding PD-(D/E)XK nuclease family protein — its product is MRATGARFRGASEMRRAPPAAPPPRRVVYFDRLEVKRVPVYSHSRLSSYEKCPLQYRYRYLDRIKRDTKSIEAFLGNRVHEVLETLYRDRMASRIASLDELLARYHRRWDEEFSEKITIVRTELTADHYRRAGVECVTKYYRRHHPFDDGTTLGLEDQITVSLDEGGRYQLKGYIDRLVRQGGGVYEIHDYKTSNSLPSDAVLRKDRQLTLYRMAVEKRFPDAREIRLVWHYLVFDRTLTSDRTPHEIEQHRRQTMRLIDTIEGAKAFPPRESALCGWCEYRDICPVFAAPEPPSEPKPVHWLDKAEQISLFK
- a CDS encoding pitrilysin family protein; translation: MRRAAAALAPAVLALLSTGAWAAPVAAPPPDPRALTYPPLSIAFPKPQKFLLPNGLLVYLFEDHELPLIDAAIDFKAGGVFDPPAKPGLASLAASLMRAGGTDQQTPDQVDEVLEFMPAQVSLGAGDDMLTGSVSAVKDKFPEALRIFAAMLRAPRFDSSRLEVEKARAIEDIRRRWDDPGDVAELNFRRLVYGTSSPWARLPTEDSVTRIGRDDLVGFHRLYIHPNNAVLGVAGDFDGKGMKRLLEETFRGWTQAKVTPPQVPKIKDEIPAGVHLVARPVTQSHVEIGHLGVNRFDPDKFAIKILNFILGEGGFTSRLVKEVRSNRGLAYSVGGGIGLDSDRGLFQISCSTKAASTVEAIDLIRTILRQMREQGPTEQEVKEAKEAGINSFVFSVDGTVRFMQTFLYYDFYNYPPDFLQSYRDNLAKVTRGQVHEAARKHINPDRLVVLVVGNDAVFARPLQSLGLGEPKPLKLDEGTAAAANR